Within Nocardia terpenica, the genomic segment CTGCCGGTGGACTTCATCGCCGCCGCGGTCGCCGAACTCGGTGTGGGCGAAGGGTTCTCGACCTATCACGTGATGAACCCGCACGACGACGGGATCGGGCTGGACCAGTACGTGGACTGGCTGGTCGAGGCGGGCTACCGGATCGACCGCATCGCCGACTACCGGTCCTGGCTGGAGCAGTTCGAGACGAAACTGCGCGCGCTGCCCGAACGGCAGCGCAAGGCATCGCTGCTGCCGCTACTGCACAACTACCAGCATCCGACGCCGCCGCTCAACGGTGCGATCGCCGTGACCGATCGCTTCCGCGCCGCCGTGCAGGAGGCGAAGATCGGGCCCGACAAAGACATTCCGCACGTCGGCCCGGCCGTGGTCGTCGGATATGTCACGAACCTGGAGCATCTGGGACTGCTCTGATATCCGCGGCAGGCTCCGCGGCGAGGGCGGCGAGGGCGGCGAGGTCGGCGCGCAGCTGCGCCACCTCGGCGGCCACCTCGTCGCGGAGCTGTTCGCGTTCGGTGAGGCTGGCGCGCAGGCTCTCGATGGTGTCGTTCATGGTGGTGAGCTTGCGGTCGGCTCCGTCCAGGCGCCATTCCAGGACCGCGCGGCGGTCCACGTCGTGGCTGGCATTCTTCACCCACGCCACCACGTATTCCAGCCATTCGGGCTGTTTGGGCATGGGCTCGGCGTCGTCCCAGCCGCGGCGCAGCGCGGGTTTGCCCGACAGCACCCGCTCGTCCTCGGTGGGCGTATTCATCTGCACGAGATTGAGCTTCCCGGCGCTGGTCACCACGGCGGTGAGGCGGTAGCGTCCGGCGAGGTGCATCCGCAGTTCCGCGGTGCCGCGCCCGTCGGCGTCCATCGCGCCGAGCCACGGACCGTCCGCGGCGCTGATGATCGACTCCAGCACGCCGAGCTGCCCGATCCCGCGCCGCAGCCGCGTCGCCCGTTTACGCAGGTCTTCCGTGGTCGCGGTCATCTGGTCCCAATGCACGCCCCCGACTGTAACGACATTTTCGGAAGGAAGCCGATGACGACCTCCCTGGCGGACGCGCGTCGCCTCGACGACGAGGACCCGCTGCGCGGCTTCCGCGACCGGTTCGTCCCGCCGACCGATCCCGGCCTGGTCGCCTATCTCGACGGCAACTCTCTCGGGCGGCCGCCGAAAGCCACCGTGCGGCGGCTGCATTCGCTGGTCACCGAGGAGTGGGGGAGCCGGTTGATCCGGTCGTGGTCGGAGCGGTGGATGACGCTGCCCGAACAGATCGGCGACCGGCTCGCGGCCGCCACGCTGGGCGCGGCGCCCGGTCAGGTGGTGATCGCCGACTCCACCAGCGTGTGCCTGTACAAGCTGCTGCGCGGCGCGCTGGCGCTGCGGCCCGGCCGCACCGAGATCGTGACCGATCGGCACAACTTCCCCACCGACAGCTACATCGTGCAGGGCGTCGCCGCCGAACTCGGCCTGACCGTGCGCTGGATCGACTCCGATCCCGACGCGGGCGTGACGGCCGCGGAGTTGGCGGCGCAGCTGAGCGAGAACACCGCGGTGGTCACGCTCTCGCACATCGCATATCGCTCGGCGTGGATCGCCGACCTGCCTGCGCTCACCGCGCTCGCGCACCGGCACGGCGCGCTGGTGGTGTGGGACCTGTGCCACAGCGTGGGCTGTGTGCCGCTCGAATTGGATTCCTGGGGAGTCGATTTCGCGGTCGGCTGCACCTACAAGTATCTGAACGCGGGCCCCGGCGCACCGGCCTTCGGCTATGTGCGCGCCGAGCATCACGAGGACTTCCGCCAACCCGTGTGGGGGTGGATGGGCGGCGACGATCCGTTCGCCATGCGGCACGAGTACCGGCCCGCCTCGGGGGTGCGCCGGCTGCTGTCCGGCACGCCGCCGATCACCGCCATGATCGGCGTGGACGAGGGCGTGAGGCTGGTGGCCGAGGCCGGTATCGAGCGCATTCGCGCCAAGGCCGTCGCCCTCACCGAGACGGTGGTCGCGCTGGCCGACGAACGGCTTGCGCCGCACGGCATTCGGGTGGCCTCGCCGCGCGATCCCGCCCGCCGGGGCGGGCACGTCACCCTCGCCCATCCCGAGGCCGCCGCGCTCGCCCCGCGCCTCATCGATGCGGGCGTCGTCATCGATTTCCGGCCGCCGGACGGCATCCGGGTCGGATTGTCCCCGCTCACCACGGGATTCGCCGAGATGTGGGAGGCGATGGACGTGGTCGCCCAGCTCGCGGGGCGCGGCTAGCCGATTTGGGCGCGGGCGCCCGACCTCATTACTATCTACGTACGGAGATAGTAAGTATTGGTCGGAATGGAATGAGGACACCGCGTGCGTCGACGAGCCTGGTTTCGCCTGGGGTTACGCATTGCCCTGATCGGTGCGGCGATCGTCTGGCTCGGCGGTCTCGCCTGGCTGGTCGTGCATCTGTGAGCGCCAGGCCGGGGTCTGGCCGCCCCACAGATTGACGGTGTGCGGGTTGGGTTTCCATCGTCGCGGCACGTAGGCGGCGTGGTCGTCGTGGAACTTCTCCATCTCGGCCGACAGCTCGATGTGATTGCCCGCGGGGTCGTCGAAGAAGACGAACAGGTTGTTGCCCGGACCGTGGCGGCCGGGGCCCCAGGTGATGTCGACGCCCTCGTCGGTGAGCCGGTCGCACCACGCCTTGAAGTCCGCCCACTCGGACAGGTCGTAGGAGTAGTGGTCGATGTCGCCGCCGCGACCGACCTGCACCGCCGCCAGGCTGTGGTGATCGCGGTCGCTGCGCAGCCATGCGAAGCGCCCGTCGTCGAGTTCGTCGGACAGGCGGAAGCCGATCACGCCGACGTAGAAGGCCACCATCGCCTCGACGTCGTCGGTGCCCAGGGTGAGGTGCTGGTATCGGACGGGCCGGTATCCGGTGTCGGCGGCGGATTCCCCCTGCCGCAGCACGGTGCCGTGGAAATGGACCTCGGTGCCGTCCGGGTCGACGGTCGAGATGCCGTGCGCGACACCGGATGCCGCGTCGATGTATGCCGGATCCAGGTCCTCGACCGGATATCCGCCCGACCACAGCCGCCCGGCGATACCCGCCACGCCGCCGGCGTCGCGCACCTCGAACCCGTAGTGCCGCAACCGTTTCTCGCCCTCGACCAGGTCGACGACGTGATGGCCGGTGCCCCAGCCCAGCCGCACCCCGCCCCCGGCCAACTCTCCGTGCACGACCAGCCCGAGAATCCGCTCGTAGAACCGCACCGTCGCGCTCAGATCCGGAACCGAGAACCCGATATGCGACGCCGCCGTCCGCGCCAACGCAACCGTCTCCACAACCGGCGAACTATCCACAGCAGCCCACCTCCGCCACGGTGCCTTCCGAACCCGGCGCTTCCACCCCTCTCGGTCCCGGCATGCCCTCCCCTCTTGTCCCCGGCACGCCCACTTCTCTTGTCCCCGGCATGTACTCTTCGCTTGCTCCCGGCATGCCCTCTTCTCTTGTTCCCGGCATGCTTTTGGCCGGGATCCACCCCAACACCCGATCCACAACACCCCCCGACGCCCTTGGGCTCCAAGCGGCGGCAATGATCCGATCCGGCCGGAGCAAAACGAATTGCCCCGAGTACGAGGAGAATTCGCGGTGCAGCCCACCGTCGACATCGAGCAGCACCCGGTGCCGGGTGCGGGGCAGCACGTCGCCGGTGACCACCACCGCCTGCCGGGCCGCGAATGCCGTGCACACGGGGTGCACCGCGGCCCAGTCGGAGTCGTCGACGTCCACGGCGAGCACCGACCAGCCGTTGCCCAGGATGTCGTCCAGGCGGCGCAGCTGGTGGGCGATCGTGTCGAAGACCGTGGGCTGGCCGATGGGCACCCCCACCTCGCCGGTCGCCCCGTCGGCCAGCACGAGGCCGTCGTCCAGGCGGTGCGGGGGGCGGAAACGCATCTGCTCCAGGAAGATCCGGCCCGCGGCGGTGCCCAGCGCGCGCCGCACGGCGTCGTCGCGGCGGCGGGCCAGGCCGGGCCGGGTCGTCATGACCACCCGGCCGAGCCGTTCGGACAGGCGGATGGTCGCCAGCGCGTGCGGGGCGCGCTCGGCCTGATAGCTGGCCAGCACCGACGAATCCAGCCGCCCGGCCAGCACATCGGCGATCTTCCAGGTCAGATTGGCCGCGTCCCGGATCCCGGCGTTGAGTCCCTGACCGGCGAACGGCGGCATCATGTGCGCGGCGTCGCCGAGCAGGAACGAGCGGCCGATCATCCATTCGTCGGCGATCACCGCGTGGAAGCGGTAGTTGACCGCCCGCTCCACGTGCTCGGGCTCCAGGGATCGGTAGCGCGACACCAGCTTCCGGATCAGCTCGAACGACGGCTGTTCGCCCGCCGCGCCCTCGCCGTCGAACAGCCGGAACTCGTAGCGGCAGCGCCCGCCGAGCCCGGGTATCACCACGTGCGGGCGGTACGGGTCGGCGTAGTGCATGGCGAACCGCTCGGTGTGCGGATCGCCGACCGTGTCGACCACCAGCCACACATCGGGATAGCTGCGGCCGCTCATCTCGACGCCCTGTAGCAGCCGGGTGGCCGAGCGGCCGCCGTCGCAGCCCAGCACGTACGCGGCGTCGAGGACCTGGTCGACCCCGTTCGCGCTGGCGCGCAACCGAACCCGGTCGCCGAGCTGCTCGATTCCGGTCACCCGCGTCCCGAATCGCAGCCGCACGAACGGCGATGCCGCCAGCGCCGCGACCAGCGCCCGCTCCAGATCGGGCTGGGCGAACGGATTCTTGATCGGATAGCCGAGCCGGAACGGATGCGGCCCGCGGGCCTGGAACAGCGGCAGCCCCGCGCTGTCGTAGTAGCGAGTGCCGGTGCCCGGCACCACGATCGGCAGAATCCGGTCGACGATCCCGGCCCGCTGATACACCCGCAGCGACTCGTCATCGATGCTGATCGCCTTGGGTTCGTCGCTGGTGGATTCGTGCTGTTCCAGCACCACGACGTCGACTCCGCGCGCGGCCAGCAGCGCGGCCGCGGTCAAACCGACCGGTCCCGCCCCGCACACCGCGACGTCCACACTGC encodes:
- the kynU gene encoding kynureninase encodes the protein MTTSLADARRLDDEDPLRGFRDRFVPPTDPGLVAYLDGNSLGRPPKATVRRLHSLVTEEWGSRLIRSWSERWMTLPEQIGDRLAAATLGAAPGQVVIADSTSVCLYKLLRGALALRPGRTEIVTDRHNFPTDSYIVQGVAAELGLTVRWIDSDPDAGVTAAELAAQLSENTAVVTLSHIAYRSAWIADLPALTALAHRHGALVVWDLCHSVGCVPLELDSWGVDFAVGCTYKYLNAGPGAPAFGYVRAEHHEDFRQPVWGWMGGDDPFAMRHEYRPASGVRRLLSGTPPITAMIGVDEGVRLVAEAGIERIRAKAVALTETVVALADERLAPHGIRVASPRDPARRGGHVTLAHPEAAALAPRLIDAGVVIDFRPPDGIRVGLSPLTTGFAEMWEAMDVVAQLAGRG
- a CDS encoding FAD-dependent monooxygenase; this translates as MASSGSVDVAVCGAGPVGLTAAALLAARGVDVVVLEQHESTSDEPKAISIDDESLRVYQRAGIVDRILPIVVPGTGTRYYDSAGLPLFQARGPHPFRLGYPIKNPFAQPDLERALVAALAASPFVRLRFGTRVTGIEQLGDRVRLRASANGVDQVLDAAYVLGCDGGRSATRLLQGVEMSGRSYPDVWLVVDTVGDPHTERFAMHYADPYRPHVVIPGLGGRCRYEFRLFDGEGAAGEQPSFELIRKLVSRYRSLEPEHVERAVNYRFHAVIADEWMIGRSFLLGDAAHMMPPFAGQGLNAGIRDAANLTWKIADVLAGRLDSSVLASYQAERAPHALATIRLSERLGRVVMTTRPGLARRRDDAVRRALGTAAGRIFLEQMRFRPPHRLDDGLVLADGATGEVGVPIGQPTVFDTIAHQLRRLDDILGNGWSVLAVDVDDSDWAAVHPVCTAFAARQAVVVTGDVLPRTRHRVLLDVDGGLHREFSSYSGQFVLLRPDRIIAAAWSPRASGGVVDRVLGWIPAKSMPGTREEGMPGASEEYMPGTREVGVPGTRGEGMPGPRGVEAPGSEGTVAEVGCCG
- a CDS encoding VOC family protein; this translates as MDSSPVVETVALARTAASHIGFSVPDLSATVRFYERILGLVVHGELAGGGVRLGWGTGHHVVDLVEGEKRLRHYGFEVRDAGGVAGIAGRLWSGGYPVEDLDPAYIDAASGVAHGISTVDPDGTEVHFHGTVLRQGESAADTGYRPVRYQHLTLGTDDVEAMVAFYVGVIGFRLSDELDDGRFAWLRSDRDHHSLAAVQVGRGGDIDHYSYDLSEWADFKAWCDRLTDEGVDITWGPGRHGPGNNLFVFFDDPAGNHIELSAEMEKFHDDHAAYVPRRWKPNPHTVNLWGGQTPAWRSQMHDQPGETAEPDDRRTDQGNA